Proteins from one Ipomoea triloba cultivar NCNSP0323 chromosome 1, ASM357664v1 genomic window:
- the LOC115999197 gene encoding purine permease 3-like, with protein MALEMETSQGEATKKKRLLILNCIILGIGNCGAPLITRRYFLGGGKRVWFSSWLETGGWPINFIPLLLTYIQRRRTAQGSNAKLIFITPTIFAKAALIGVVTGLDDYVYAYGLSKLPVSTTVLLIATQLAFTAAFARLLVKQKFTAASVNAVVLLTMGAGCLAMGASGDRPAGVSKKEYISGFLLTLTAACLYGFVLPWIELTYRKAKQAITYTLVLEMQLVICFFATCFCTIGMIINKDFQAIPREARAFEMGEGKYYAVIVGSAVLWQLFFMGVVGVSCFGSSLLSGIIISALIPVTEMLGILLYQEKFRPEKGVSLALALWGFVSYFYGEFKISKESKEQETEREITLSHTVSI; from the exons ATGGCGTTGGAAATGGAAACCTCTCAGGGTGAAGCTACCAAGAAGAAGAGACTCCTCATCCTCAACTGCATTATATTAGGCATAGGCAACTGCGGCGCCCCTTTGATCACGCGCCGCTACTTCCTCGGCGGAGGCAAGAGGGTCTGGTTCTCAAGTTGGCTGGAAACCGGCGGCTGGCCCATCAATTTCATCCCTCTTCTCCTCACCTACATCCAGCGCCGCAGAACCGCCCAAGGCTCAAACGCCAAACTCATCTTCATAACACCCACAATATTCGCCAAAGCCGCCCTCATCGGCGTCGTAACCGGACTCGACGACTACGTCTATGCCTACGGCCTCTCCAAGCTCCCCGTCTCCACCACCGTTCTTCTCATAGCCACCCAGCTAGCCTTCACGGCGGCCTTCGCGCGTCTACTAGTGAAACAGAAGTTCACGGCCGCCTCGGTGAACGCCGTCGTGCTGCTCACCATGGGAGCCGGATGCTTGGCCATGGGCGCCAGCGGCGACCGCCCCGCCGGCGTGTCGAAAAAGGAGTATATTTCCGGGTTTCTTTTGACGCTCACGGCCGCGTGCTTGTACGGATTTGTTCTGCCGTGGATAGAATTGACTTACAGAAAGGCGAAGCAGGCGATTACGTATACTTTGGTTTTGGAGATGCAATTGGTCATATGTTTCTTCGCTACCTGTTTCTGTACCATTGGAATGATCATAAACAAAGATTTCCAG GCGATTCCGAGGGAAGCAAGAGCGTTTGAGATGGGAGAAGGAAAGTACTATGCGGTAATAGTTGGGAGTGCGGTTCTTTGGCAGTTGTTTTTCATGGGAGTGGTGGGTGTAAGCTGCTTCGGTTCGTCGTTGTTGTCGGGCATCATAATCTCGGCATTAATTCCGGTGACGGAGATGTTGGGCATTTTGTTGTACCAAGAAAAGTTCCGACCGGAGAAGGGCGTGTCTCTTGCCCTCGCGCTTTGGGGGTTTGTTTCTTACTTCTATGGTGAATTCAAGATTAGTAAGGAGTCCAAGGAGCAGGAAACTGAGAGGGAGATCACCCTGTCTCATACTGTTTCTATCTAA
- the LOC115998196 gene encoding purine permease 3-like yields the protein MEITSQADPSRKKRRLLLIFNCIILGIGNCGGPLITRLYFLDGGKSVWFSSWMETGGWPMNLIPLLLTYIQRRRSEGSNAKLLFITPRIFMKAAIIGVLTGVDDYVYAYGLSKLPVSTTVLLIATQLAFTAGFARLLVNQKFTAASVNAIVLLTIGAGCLAIGASGDRPPGETEKEYILGFVLTLTAACLYGFVLPWIELTYRTAKQAITYTLVLEMQLVMCFFSTSFCSFGLLVSKDFKTIPDEAKAFSMGVGKYIAVCIGSAVLWQLFFMGVVGVSCFGSSLMSGIIISALTPVTEVLGVLFYHEKFRGEKALSLVLALWGFVSYFYGEMQTSKESKDHEESQDLNPSQTLPI from the exons ATGGAGATAACATCTCAGGCTGACCCTTCCAGGAAGAAGAGACGACTACTGCTAATCTTTAACTGTATTATATTAGGCATAGGCAACTGCGGCGGCCCTTTGATCACGCGCCTCTACTTCCTCGACGGAGGCAAAAGTGTATGGTTCTCCAGTTGGATGGAGACGGGCGGTTGGCCCATGAATTTGATCCCATTGCTTCTCACCTATATCCAGCGACGCAGATCCGAAGGATCAAACGCGAAATTGCTATTCATAACGCCTAGGATATTCATGAAGGCCGCCATTATCGGCGTTCTCACCGGAGTCGACGACTACGTCTACGCGTATGGCCTGTCGAAGCTCCCCGTCTCCACCACCGTTCTCCTCATCGCCACACAGCTAGCCTTCACCGCCGGCTTCGCGCGTCTTCTAGTGAACCAGAAATTCACCGCCGCGTCGGTGAACGCCATCGTGCTGCTCACGATCGGAGCCGGATGCTTGGCCATTGGCGCCAGCGGCGACCGCCCCCCCGGCGAGACCGAAAAGGAGTACATCTTAGGGTTTGTATTGACGCTCACCGCCGCTTGCTTGTACGGCTTCGTTCTGCCATGGATAGAGCTTACGTACAGGACCGCGAAACAGGCGATTACGTATACGCTGGTGTTGGAGATGCAATTGGTCATGTGTTTCTTCTCCACCTCTTTCTGTAGCTTCGGATTGCTCGTAAGCAAGGATTTCAAG ACGATTCCAGACGAAGCAAAAGCGTTTTCGATGGGAGTGGGTAAGTACATTGCAGTGTGTATTGGGAGTGCGGTTCTTTGGCAGTTGTTTTTCATGGGAGTTGTGGGTGTGAGCTGTTTCGGTTCGTCGTTAATGTCGGGAATCATAATCTCCGCATTAACTCCGGTGACGGAGGTTTTGGGCGTTTTGTTTTACCATGAAAAATTCCGAGGAGAGAAGGCTTTGTCTCTTGTCTTGGCTCTCTGGGGCTTCGTTTCTTACTTCTATGGCGAAATGCAGACTAGTAAGGAGTCCAAGGACCATGAAGAATCTCAAGACCTTAACCCTTCTCAAACTCttcctatttaa
- the LOC116033076 gene encoding purine permease 3-like: MEGQTGTRTKRILLFLSCIILSIGNCGGPLLIRLYFLRGGNRIWFSSWLQTAGFPALFIPLLVSYHRRRRACSDESSKTTKFFLISPFLSIAAALLGVLVGVDNYLYSYGMAKLPVSTSSIIIATQLAFTAGFAFLLVKQKFTAFSVNAVVLLTVGAVILGIRAGSDRPAGESNKAYILGFVLTVGAAALYGLILPLIELSYLKAKQTVSFSLVLEFQMIMGFVGTIFATVGMIINRDFEVIPREAREFELGVTKYYVLAVFSGIIWQFFFVGALGVISYGSSLLSGVIITVLLPITEILAVIFYHEKFQAEKGIALFLSIWGFVSYFYGDIKNTIKVNESAETEITTHPTLASTQPV; encoded by the exons ATGGAGGGCCAAACGGGAACAAGAACGAAGAGAATCCTGCTTTTCTTGTCCTGTATAATCTTATCCATCGGAAACTGCGGCGGCCCTTTGCTCATACGCCTCTACTTCCTCCGAGGCGGCAACCGGATATGGTTTTCCAGCTGGCTACAAACCGCCGGCTTCCCGGCCCTTTTCATCCCGCTTCTCGTATCTTATCACCGCCGCCGCCGAGCTTGTAGCGATGAAAGCTCCAAAACCACCAAGTTCTTCCTAATATCACCGTTTTTGTCCATCGCCGCCGCACTCCTCGGCGTTCTCGTCGGCGTGGACAACTATCTCTACTCCTACGGCATGGCGAAGCTTCCCGTGTCGACCTCGTCTATCATCATAGCCACCCAGCTGGCCTTCACGGCCGGATTCGCTTTCCTCCTCGTCAAGCAAAAGTTCACGGCGTTTTCGGTAAACGCCGTGGTATTATTGACAGTCGGGGCGGTGATTTTGGGGATACGAGCCGGAAGTGACCGCCCGGCCGGAGAGTCAAACAAGGCCTATattttagggttcgttttgacgGTGGGTGCGGCGGCGTTGTACGGCTTGATTCTGCCATTGATAGAGCTGAGTTATTTGAAGGCCAAGCAGACAGTTAGCTTTAGTTTAGTGTTGGAGTTTCAGATGATTATGGGTTTTGTCGGTACTATTTTCGCCACTGTCGGGATGATCATAAACAGGGATTTTGAG GTAATTCCAAGGGAGGCAAGGGAATTTGAACTGGGAGTAACAAAATACTACGTATTAGCAGTATTCAGTGGGATTATATGGCAATTCTTCTTCGTGGGAGCTCTTGGAGTCATCTCCTACGGTTCATCATTGCTGTCAGGTGTCATAATCACGGTTCTGCTCCCCATAACGGAGATCTTGGCCGTCATCTTCTACCATGAGAAGTTCCAAGCCGAGAAAGGCATCGCCCTCTTCCTCTCCATCTGGGGATTCGTTTCTTATTTTTACGGCGATATTAAGAATACCATCAAAGTTAATGAATCTGCAGAAACAGAGATCACCACTCATCCAACCCTTGCTTCCACGCAGCCAGTATAA
- the LOC116017898 gene encoding basic proline-rich protein-like: MAYPYYSPPPPSPPPPPPKVPCNTPPPPPPKPPCKSPPPPHTGYAVSPPPPPTGHVMPPPQTPSPSPPPPHRRRHRHHHHHHRKPKPTPGPGTPPKPCPPPSTPLHPVVSPPKPPTYTTPPPLPSAPTPPPPPKNSHPPPSNYCPPPTSHPRPPSQPGTPYKPPQAPSPTPSPPRAETPTSPPSQPGTPHKPPQAPSPTPSPPGTETPTSPPSKNYQPPVGAPPSQPGTPNKPPQGPSPAASPPNKSTMPPTPTPPGGNHGPASPPTKPPRGSRTPAPSPHYPKPTSPSPSPSPLPYTFPPSTSFPPYATPPYPFDSFPPSPFSSVPPSPFSSIPPSSGTIVSPPPSGGGGGHHTVVIAVCASLGGLFFLAFLALGLFCVAKKKKKPIVVPPAAPPCEEETPPPPPPPPHHGPHHGEIHSSQC, encoded by the coding sequence ATGGCTTATCCATATTATTCTCCCCCTCCGCCGTCgccaccaccgccgccgccaaaagttccttgtaacaccccgccgccaccaccaccaaaACCTCCATGCAAGTCACCTCCTCCACCTCATACAGGTTACGCAGTGTCTCCGCCACCTCCTCCTACTGGTCACGTAATGCCACCACCGCAGACTCCTTCCCCGTCTCCACCACCACCTCATCGCCGCCGCCAtcgccaccaccaccatcatcatcgCAAGCCGAAACCTACGCCCGGCCCGGGAACACCTCCAAAACCATGTCCTCCGCCATCAACACCACTTCATCCAGTAGTTTCTCCACCCAAACCACCAACTTATACTACTCCACCACCGTTGCCATCCGCTCcaactccaccaccaccacccaagAATTCACATCCGCCACCATCAAACTACTGCCCGCCACCAACATCACACCCTCGACCGCCATCACAGCCTGGCACTCCTTACAAGCCCCCACAAGCACCGTCGCCTACACCGTCTCCACCCAGAGCTGAAACGCCAACTTCGCCGCCATCACAGCCTGGCACTCCTCACAAACCACCGCAAGCGCCCTCTCCAACACCGTCGCCACCCGGAACCGAAACACCAACTTCTCCACCCTCTAAGAATTACCAGCCACCCGTGGGAGCTCCACCATCACAGCCCGGAACTCCTAACAAGCCCCCACAAGGGCCATCTCCGGCGGCATCGCCGCCAAACAAGTCAACAATGCCACCGACCCCAACACCTCCGGGAGGAAATCACGGTCCGGCATCACCACCCACAAAGCCACCACGTGGCTCCCGAACACCAGCTCCGTCTCCCCACTACCCCAAACCGACTAgcccatcaccatcaccatcaccattaCCCTATACCTTTCCACCCTCAACGTCATTCCCTCCCTATGCCACACCGCCGTATCCATTCGATTCCTTTCCGCCGTCTCCATTCTCTTCCGTTCCACCGTCTCCGTTCTCTTCCATTCCGCCGTCATCCGGAACCATTGTGTCTCCACCACCGTCAGGCGGCGGAGGAGGGCACCACACGGTGGTCATTGCGGTGTGTGCGTCACTAGGAGGTCTCTTCTTCCTAGCATTCCTCGCACTTGGACTCTTCTGCGTagctaagaagaagaagaaacctaTAGTCGTTCCTCCGGCGGCGCCTCCCTGCGAAGAGGAAACCCCTCCAccgcctcctccgccgccgcatCATGGCCCGCACCACGGAGAAATTCATTCTTCACAATGTTAA
- the LOC116013119 gene encoding uncharacterized protein LOC116013119, translated as MVFQSHKIAKFFEPVGVGGDGAETAERETWAVVGRFLTSKLIKLEYMRQVLASVWQPVKGVTVSEIQPNLFLFVFYHITDMQHVLTKGPWSFENNSLVCRQVHDGVLPIDVALDSLDMWVQLHDLPMGYTSDAVLEQIGNFMETFVKCDDRFAGVPWRSFYRVRVSIPVSKPLKRRMRLVKRDKSTCWVTFKYERLHNFCFCCGLLGHSYKFCLKVRESPLTVAQYPYDAGMRAGGARGPRAVGESWLVPAVGQSRCEGAADSDEHVVTPPVAPADVRSSEEDVAVVVVTKRRREGSGVVGDGRVLRVML; from the coding sequence ATGGTATTTCAGTCTCATAAAATTGCAAAATTTTTCGAACCAGTTGGGGTAGGTGGTGACGGGGCTGAGACGGCGGAGAGGGAAACCTGGGCGGTTGTCGGCCGTTTTTTGACAAGCAAGCTCATTAAGCTGGAGTATATGCGTCAAGTTCTCGCATCTGTTTGGCAACCGGTGAAGGGGGTGACGGTATCCGAGATTCAGCCGAACCTGTTTCTGTTTGTGTTCTACCACATCACGGACATGCAGCACGTTCTCACCAAAGGACCTTGGTCTTTCGAAAACAATTCGCTGGTGTGTCGGCAAGTTCATGATGGTGTTCTCCCGATCGATGTGGCGTTGGATTCGCTTGATATGTGGGTTCAACTCCATGATCTTCCCATGGGGTATACGTCCGATGCAGTCTTGGAACAAATTGGAAATTTCATGGAAACTTTTGTCAAGTGCGATGACCGTTTCGCTGGAGTTCCTTGGCGCAGTTTCTATCGAGTTAGGGTGTCAATCCCTGTGAGCAAACCTCTTAAGCGCCGAATGCGACTGGTGAAACGTGACAAATCGACGTGTTGGGTAACTTTTAAGTATGAGAGGCTTCATAATTTCTGCTTCTGTTGTGGCTTACTAGGGCACTCTTATAAATTCTGTCTAAAAGTCAGGGAGTCGCCTCTTACAGTTGCTCAATATCCTTATGATGCTGGAATGCGAGCAGGAGGAGCCCGCGGACCCCGTGCGGTTGGGGAGAGTTGGCTGGTTCCGGCGGTGGGGCAGTCTCGGTGTGAGGGTGCTGCGGACAGTGACGAGCATGTGGTGACGCCTCCCGTCGCTCCTGCTGATGTTCGGTCCAGTGAGGAGGACGTCGCTGTAGTGGTAGTTACGAAAAGAAGAAGGGAGGGTTCGGGGGTGGTGGGAGACGGCAGGGTATTGCGGGTGATGTTGTAA
- the LOC115996897 gene encoding purine permease 1-like isoform X2 has product METQESGSTKWRKKILLLLNCVILSTGNCGGPLISRLYFLRGGSRIWFSSWLISAAWPIIVLPLAGAYFLRLRAEGRATKLFFMTPKVFAATAAIGVLTGLDNFLYAYGMAKLPVSTSSLLIATQLAFTAGFAFLLVKQRFTAYSVNAIVLLTMGAGVLAFGAGSDRPAGESSKEYIIGFVTTLSAAGLYGLILPAIELMYKLAKQAITYTLVLEIQTVMSFFATIFATIGMIINKDFQLFYLGVVGVVCYSSSLLSGVLIAMLISVTEVLGVVFYGENFRPDKGIALALSLWGFVSYFYGEIQSGKNNKSVKDNQTAQADETTQTHSLLV; this is encoded by the exons ATGGAGACACAGGAAAGTGGGTCTACAAAGTGGAGGAAGAAGATTCTCCTTCTTCTCAACTGTGTAATATTAAGCACAGGAAACTGCGGCGGCCCGCTTATAAGCCGCCTCTACTTCCTCCGCGGCGGGAGCCGGATATGGTTCTCAAGCTGGCTAATATCCGCCGCCTGGCCGATCATCGTCCTCCCTCTCGCCGGCGCGTACTTTCTCCGCCTCAGAGCCGAGGGCCGAGCGACGAAGCTCTTCTTCATGACGCCGAAGGTATTCGCCGCCACGGCTGCTATCGGAGTCCTCACCGGCCTCGACAATTTCCTCTACGCCTACGGGATGGCGAAACTTCCGGTGTCCACCTCCTCGCTCCTCATCGCCACCCAGCTGGCCTTCACGGCTGGGTTCGCGTTTCTCCTCGTGAAACAGAGGTTCACGGCCTACTCGGTCAACGCGATCGTGCTGTTGACCATGGGTGCCGGGGTTTTGGCGTTCGGGGCCGGTAGCGACCGCCCCGCCGGAGAATCGAGCAAGGAGTATATAATTGGGTTCGTGACGACGCTTTCGGCGGCGGGGTTGTACGGGCTGATTTTGCCGGCGATAGAGTTGATGTACAAGCTAGCAAAGCAGGCGATCACTTATACTTTGGTTTTGGAGATCCAAACAGTCATGTCTTTCTTTGCCACCATTTTTGCTACCATTGGGATGATCATAAACAAAGATttccag CTCTTTTATCTCGGAGTCGTCGGAGTGGTATGCTACAGTTCGTCTTTGTTGTCCGGCGTCCTAATCGCCATGTTAATTTCGGTGACAGAGGTATTGGGCGTCGTCTTTTACGGCGAAAATTTCAGGCCCGACAAGGGTATTGCTCTTGCCCTCTCTCTTTGGGGGTTCGTATCTTATTTCTACGGCGAAATCCAAAGTGGCAAGAACAATAAGAGCGTCAAGGATAATCAAACTGCACAAGCTGATGAAACCACCCAAACTCATAGCCTTCTTGTATAA
- the LOC115996897 gene encoding purine permease 3-like isoform X1 — METQESGSTKWRKKILLLLNCVILSTGNCGGPLISRLYFLRGGSRIWFSSWLISAAWPIIVLPLAGAYFLRLRAEGRATKLFFMTPKVFAATAAIGVLTGLDNFLYAYGMAKLPVSTSSLLIATQLAFTAGFAFLLVKQRFTAYSVNAIVLLTMGAGVLAFGAGSDRPAGESSKEYIIGFVTTLSAAGLYGLILPAIELMYKLAKQAITYTLVLEIQTVMSFFATIFATIGMIINKDFQALSREAKEFGMGEGNYYLVVIWTSILWQLFYLGVVGVVCYSSSLLSGVLIAMLISVTEVLGVVFYGENFRPDKGIALALSLWGFVSYFYGEIQSGKNNKSVKDNQTAQADETTQTHSLLV; from the exons ATGGAGACACAGGAAAGTGGGTCTACAAAGTGGAGGAAGAAGATTCTCCTTCTTCTCAACTGTGTAATATTAAGCACAGGAAACTGCGGCGGCCCGCTTATAAGCCGCCTCTACTTCCTCCGCGGCGGGAGCCGGATATGGTTCTCAAGCTGGCTAATATCCGCCGCCTGGCCGATCATCGTCCTCCCTCTCGCCGGCGCGTACTTTCTCCGCCTCAGAGCCGAGGGCCGAGCGACGAAGCTCTTCTTCATGACGCCGAAGGTATTCGCCGCCACGGCTGCTATCGGAGTCCTCACCGGCCTCGACAATTTCCTCTACGCCTACGGGATGGCGAAACTTCCGGTGTCCACCTCCTCGCTCCTCATCGCCACCCAGCTGGCCTTCACGGCTGGGTTCGCGTTTCTCCTCGTGAAACAGAGGTTCACGGCCTACTCGGTCAACGCGATCGTGCTGTTGACCATGGGTGCCGGGGTTTTGGCGTTCGGGGCCGGTAGCGACCGCCCCGCCGGAGAATCGAGCAAGGAGTATATAATTGGGTTCGTGACGACGCTTTCGGCGGCGGGGTTGTACGGGCTGATTTTGCCGGCGATAGAGTTGATGTACAAGCTAGCAAAGCAGGCGATCACTTATACTTTGGTTTTGGAGATCCAAACAGTCATGTCTTTCTTTGCCACCATTTTTGCTACCATTGGGATGATCATAAACAAAGATttccag GCACTTTCTAGGGAGGCAAAAGAATTTGGAATGGGAGAAGGTAATTACTACTTGGTGGTAATATGGACTTCCATTTTGTGGCAGCTCTTTTATCTCGGAGTCGTCGGAGTGGTATGCTACAGTTCGTCTTTGTTGTCCGGCGTCCTAATCGCCATGTTAATTTCGGTGACAGAGGTATTGGGCGTCGTCTTTTACGGCGAAAATTTCAGGCCCGACAAGGGTATTGCTCTTGCCCTCTCTCTTTGGGGGTTCGTATCTTATTTCTACGGCGAAATCCAAAGTGGCAAGAACAATAAGAGCGTCAAGGATAATCAAACTGCACAAGCTGATGAAACCACCCAAACTCATAGCCTTCTTGTATAA